TGCCTGGAAGCCGTGCCGCATGTGCAGCTGATTTCAGAGCTCTCAGGCCTGCCCGACCATTGGGGTGGGCGTCGGCCCGTTGATGGCCTCGACGGTATCCACATCCAGCAGAATCTCATGCTGCCGGGTAAGCGGCTTACCAAGCGGCTGATCGACCTGGTCGTGGCGACCTCAGCGCTGCTGGTGTTGATGCCGGTGCTGGTCGCCATCGCGTTGGCGGTCAAGCTAACTTCGCGGGGGCCAATCTTCTACGGTCACTCGCGACTCGGTCTCGATGGCCGCGGGTTCAAGGCGTGGAAGTTCCGCACGATGGTGGAGAACGCCGACACGAAGCTCGACCAGTACCTCGAAGCGCATCCCGAGCTCCGCGAGGAGTGGGAGAAGGACCAGAAACTCAAGTGGGACCCCCGCATCACCGTCGTCGGAAGGGTTTTCCGCAAGTTGAGCCTGGACGAGCTGCCCCAGCTGTGGAACGTGCTCCTGGGCGAAATGAGCCTTGTGGGCCCTCGGCCTATTGTCACCAGCGAGATTGAGAAGTACGGCGACTGTTTCGGGTTGTACACTTCGGTTAAGCCCGGCATCACCGGGTTGTGGCAGGTATCAGGGCGGAACAACACGACCTATGATGAACGTGTACAGCTGGACGAATACTATGTGCGTAACTGGTCGCCGTGGCTCGATATCTACCTGATGCTTCGCACCATTCGCACCGTCCTGTTCGCCGAAGGCGCCTACTAGGGACCCTCGTGATCGGCGACCCGGGGCGACCGGCACCGATCCTTTGAGCGACAGGGACCCTGCCGCGTGAATCGAAAAAGTGAGGCGATCAGCCCGGGTTCGACGGTTCGCGCCACGATCGTGCAACCCGCACTAGCCAAGTACCGGATCCCGGTCTTCCGCGAGCTAGCGTCGCGGGCTGGCATCGATCTGCACGTCGTCTATGGCGAGACCCCCGGCCTGAACAACGTCGATCCCGATGGCTTCCGCGCGACCCCCGCAAAGCTGAGGGTCCGCTGGCTGATGGGTTCCAAGGCGCTCTACTTCCCCGCCCAGTTCTGGTCGGCCAACAGGCGTGAGTGCGACGTGCTCGTGCTTACCTGGACGCCCCGCTATGTGTTGCTGCTGCCCAGCATCCTCAGGGCGCACTGGGGCGGGATCGGCGTTGTGCTGTGGGGGCACGGGCTGTCGAAGTCGGACCGGCCGTTCTGGCGATGGTGCCGCGACCTTCTGGCACGTCGGGCGGACTGCCTGCTCTTTTACGATCAGGATACCGCCCAGGGCTACCTGGACGAGGGGTGGCCTGCCAGCCGTATCGGCGTCGCAGCGAACGCGATCGACCACACAGCAATTGACGCCGCCCGGGAGCACTGGTTGTCCTCGCCGGACCGGCTCGCCGAGTTCCGCCGATCGCACGGGTTGGAGGGGCAGCGGGTGTTGCTGTTCGTCTCGCGGCTGCTTCCGGAAAACAGGGTGGACCTACTCCTCGAGGCCGCTGCCCGTGTCGCGGAGCGGGACCCCGCCCTGCGAGTCGTCATAATCGGCGCCGGCGACGCCCAACGCGAGGCGCTGCGGCGGCGGGCCCGTGAGTTGGGTGTCGAACGCATGACAATCTTTCAGGATGGGCTATACAATGAGGAAGAGCTTGCGCCCTGGTTCCTGTGTGCGGACGTGTTCTGCTACCCAGAGAACATCGGTCTGAGCATTCTTCACGCCCTTTGGTACGGGCTGCCGGTCGTTACTAGCGATCGGCGAGAGTGTCACAACCCCGAGATCGCCTACCTGGACGAGGGGGTTAACGGGGTGTGCTACCGACACGGCGACGCCGAGTCGCTGGCGGACACGCTCGCTGGCTTGATCGACGATCGCGACCGGCTCGCGGCCCTGTCGGACGGCGCCCGCAGGAGCGTCGAAGGACGGGTGACCGTGGAGAAGATGGTGGACGGGCTCGAGCAGACCATCCGCCAGGCCGGCAACCGCCGCAGCAAATCCAAATAGCAACGCGTAGCGCCGACCGACGGCGGCTTCCAGCAAAGACCTACCAGGCCTGATTCGACAATGTTTAGCGACATCATGGCCTCGTTCGGCTTCCTGTTCCTGGCGGTGATCGGGGCGATCGTCCTGATCCCGTTCTGGCGGGGCAGGACCGACCTGCTGACCGGGTGGAATTTCTTGCTTATCGGCGCCGGGATGTCGACGGGCGTCGCGTCGCTCGAGGTTGCCTACGGCCCGTTCCACTGGCCGGAGCTCCAGTGGTTCCACCCCGACTCCGACCTCAAGACGCGGTACGTGATCTACTCGATCGTGTTCTACTCCGCGTTGCTTTTCTTTTACTACGTGTGCAGACCGCTGACCGCCCGGCTCAGCAAAGGCCGGCTGCAGAAGTGGCCTCCACCCACGACAACAATGCTCGTCACGATGACCGTCGGGTGCATCGGACTGGCGTTGTTTGGGCTGGCGGTCCAAGGTGTGCCGGTGCTGGACGTGCTGATGTACAACATCTCGCACAAGGCGATTGTGTTCGGTTCGGTGTTTTCGTTTCTGGCGTGGTACAACAAGAAGCACCTGGTGCCGCTGTTGTTGCTGTTCATCGGCATGTACGTGTTTGCCGGCCTCTACGCGATGCTGGTCTTCAACGGGCGGCGGCTCCTGCTATCGGTGCTCTTCGCACCCCTGGCGGCGATGTACTGGGCTAAGTGGCGAGAGCGTGGACCGGTGGTTACTACCGGGTTCTGCGCGATAGCCCTGGCGGCGCTGATTGTTGGCGCTTCGGTGTACTCGAGCTTCCGGCACTTCTCAAACAAGCGGGGCGTTGAGCGGAGCGTCGGCGTGCTGGTTGAGAAAGCGACCTCGGTCTCGGTGTTGGACGCGCTCACCGACACGGCTCAGGACGGGCTGCACTACTTTGGTCAGTACGCCGGCTACTACTCACTGCTCACGATGGAGCTGGCGGATTCGGACCGCATCGAGGTCAAACCGCTCAACAGCCTCAAGTTCGTCATGGGCTACCCAATCCCTCGATTGTGGTGGCCAGGAAAGCCGGAGCCTCCGGGCCACCTGCTTCTGAGGGCCCTCCGCCTGCCGTATCACACCACCTGGGGGCTCGGCGTGGTTGGCGAGAGCTACTACGACGGCGGCGTCGTGGTGATGATCCTCTACGCGTTCTTGGCAACCGTTGGCATACGCTTCATCGACGAGCCGCTGAAGCACGACCCCACCAACCCGTTCCTGATTGCGGTGCTGACCGCCGCCTTCCCGCACCTGATGAACTGGAGCCGCGGCAGCATCGCCGTGATGACGGTCGAGGTTGGCGAATGTGTCGCGTTCGCGTTCCTGCTGGGCGTCATTGCCCGCGTTGTCTGGGGGACCAAGCCGACGCCACAGGCCGCCGCGCCCACTTACCACTACACATCGCGTGCGGCGGGCGCCCGCTGACGGCTGATTAAATGGCAGCGCCCGGAAACAACCGCGACCGCAAGGCGACAGTGTTCGCCGTTCTGCCGCCACCCACGACCGGGATGACTCTCTGTACCCGGCTGATAGCCGACCGCCTCGGTGTGCAAGGAAACGTCCGCGAGCTCAACCTGTCGGACGGCTCCCCGAAGATCACCTTCAGCTTCCGGGTGGCGAAGCTGTTCCGCACGTTTGGCGCGCTCCTGCGTCTGCTCATGGGCGCGTCGCGTGGCGGGGCGCTCTACATGTCGGTCAATGCCCGGCGGGCGATGTGGTACAACATCGCCGCCGCGGCAGCCGCCAGGCTGTGGGGCAGCCGCGTGGCGGCGCACCACCACATCTACGCCTACATTACCCGCAAAGACTGGCGGGTAAGAGTGCTTGACCGGGTCATGGGGGCCAGCGGCGTGCACGTTGTGTTGTGCGACGACATGCGTGACAACCTGGATCGGCTGTACGGATGCCGGGCCGGTTTCCTCCAACTCCCCAGCACGGTCATGATGACACGCCAGGACTCTGGCCCGCAGCACGCGGCTGAATCACCCTACGAGGGGCAGCGGGAGTTCCGCGTCGGTCACCTTGCGAACCTCAGCTACGACAAGGGCATCGACTACGTCTTCGAGATGTTCGATCAGCTCCGGTCCGCCCACCGCGACGTCAGGCTGGTCCTGGCCGGGCCAGTGATGGACGCCGAAGCCCGGCGCCGGATCGACGGTGCGCAGCGGGACTACCCGGACCAGATCGATTACCGCGGGCCCGTCTACGGCGAAGACAAAGAGCGTTTTTTCCGCGATATCGATGTGCTGCTGCTCCCCTCCCGGTTCGACGCCCAGCCGGTCGTCATTAGCGAGGCGTTCGAACGCGGCAAGCCGGTGATCGCGCTCGGCTGGTCGTGCATCCCAGGGTTGATTGGGCCCAACGACCGCTGGACCGTCTGCCCCAAAGGGGACTACGTCAAGCAGTCGAACGAAGTAATCGGCGGCTGGATCTCTGCGCCGAACAGCTACCCGGCCGACGCGCGGCGGGCTCTGGATCGCGCCGCGGAGCTCCGCCAGGACGCCGAACAGTCGTTGCACGAGTTCTGCACCTGGGTGTTCCCAGAGGCCGCCCCGGTTTAGAACCAGACGCCATGCTGCAGAACGCACTCCACCACAAGAACCCGTTCGTCCGCAAGGCTTCGATGAAGCTGTTGGGGGGCGTCAAGCGTGCTCTGCCGCGCGCCAACGAGGGCGACCTGGCCGAGCTGCCGCCCGCGATAGCCAACTCGTTCCCTAAGAGCGGCACCCACCTGCTCGACCAGATCGTTGGCGCGCTTCCCGGCCGCGTCAACTACGGCGAGTTTCTGTCGTCGATGACCAGCTCGCTGACGTTCCGCCGCCGCGCGGACGCGGATGTCGCCGCAACCCTTGCACGCAGCCGCCCGGGCGAGATTGTCCGCGCGCACCTGTTTTATGGCGACCAGACGGCCGCCGCGCTACGCGGCGTGAACGCGGCCCACTTCTTTATCTACCGCGATCCGCGCGACGTGGTGGTTTCCGAGGCCCACTACCTGCGGACCATGAACCGTTGGCACCGGCTGCACAAGGTCTTCAAACAGACGGCCACGGTTGAAGACGCGGTCCGGTTGGCGATCACTGGCCTGGCCGGTCGGGACGACTACTTCTACCCGGACATCGGTGAACGTTTCCGACTCTACACCCCGTGGATCGGCAACCCGCGCTGTTGCGCGGTCCGCTTCGAAGACCTCACCGGCGAGAATGCCGAGAGTGAGATCAGCCGCATGGCAGGCTTCTACGCGGAGTTCGCCGCGGACCAGATCGACACGGCTGAGCTGGCCCAAGCAATGAAGGCCGCAATCGCTCCGGAGAAATCGCACACGTTCCGGAGCGGGAAGCGGGGCGGCTGGCGCGAAGCTCTTACGCCCGAGTTGCGCCGGCTGTTTGAAGAGACCACCAACGGCCTGCTCGTCGAGCTGGGCTACGAACCCAACCGCAACTGGGCCGATCAGGCCTAGCCGCGACGCACCGTTCTGTTAACACACCATGCGGATCCTATTCCACGACTACGCCGGACATGCGTTCCCCCTGCAGCTGAGCCGCAGCCTGGCGGCGCGGGGGCACCAGGTGCGGCACCTGTACTGCGGCTCCACACTGACGCCGCAAGGCGAGTTGGAGCGTCGGCCGGACGACCCCGAGAGCTGGGACATCCGCGTAATCGATCTGGGGGAAGAGATTCCGAAGACCAAGTTTCTCAAACGCTACGGCATGGAGCGTCGGTACGCCGGGCTGCTTGCCGAACAGTACGGCGCGTGGCGGCCCGAGGTGGTAATCTCGGGACAGACACCGTCCATCGCTCAGCTGCCTCTCGCCAAGCTGTGCCGCCGCGATAACGTGCGTCTGGTCTCATGGATTCAAGACATCTACGGCATCGCGGCCCAGAAGATGCTCCGCAAGAGGCTGCCTGTCGTGGGCCAGCTGGCGGCGGCCCACTTCATCCGCATCGACAAGCGCTGTGCGCGGATGAGCGACGCGCTGGTAGTCATCTCCGAAGATTTCCGTGACATCTTTCTGCGCTGGGGCATCCCGGACGACCGGATCCACACGATCCACAACTGGGCCATCATCGAACAGCTGCCGGTTGGGCAGCGCGACAACTCGTGGTCTCGCGAGAAGGCCCTGGCGGATGGAATGCGGTTCGTCTACTCCGGCACGCTAGC
This genomic interval from Posidoniimonas corsicana contains the following:
- a CDS encoding glycosyltransferase family 4 protein, with the translated sequence MNRKSEAISPGSTVRATIVQPALAKYRIPVFRELASRAGIDLHVVYGETPGLNNVDPDGFRATPAKLRVRWLMGSKALYFPAQFWSANRRECDVLVLTWTPRYVLLLPSILRAHWGGIGVVLWGHGLSKSDRPFWRWCRDLLARRADCLLFYDQDTAQGYLDEGWPASRIGVAANAIDHTAIDAAREHWLSSPDRLAEFRRSHGLEGQRVLLFVSRLLPENRVDLLLEAAARVAERDPALRVVIIGAGDAQREALRRRARELGVERMTIFQDGLYNEEELAPWFLCADVFCYPENIGLSILHALWYGLPVVTSDRRECHNPEIAYLDEGVNGVCYRHGDAESLADTLAGLIDDRDRLAALSDGARRSVEGRVTVEKMVDGLEQTIRQAGNRRSKSK
- a CDS encoding glycosyltransferase family 4 protein — its product is MTLCTRLIADRLGVQGNVRELNLSDGSPKITFSFRVAKLFRTFGALLRLLMGASRGGALYMSVNARRAMWYNIAAAAAARLWGSRVAAHHHIYAYITRKDWRVRVLDRVMGASGVHVVLCDDMRDNLDRLYGCRAGFLQLPSTVMMTRQDSGPQHAAESPYEGQREFRVGHLANLSYDKGIDYVFEMFDQLRSAHRDVRLVLAGPVMDAEARRRIDGAQRDYPDQIDYRGPVYGEDKERFFRDIDVLLLPSRFDAQPVVISEAFERGKPVIALGWSCIPGLIGPNDRWTVCPKGDYVKQSNEVIGGWISAPNSYPADARRALDRAAELRQDAEQSLHEFCTWVFPEAAPV
- a CDS encoding sulfotransferase domain-containing protein, which translates into the protein MLQNALHHKNPFVRKASMKLLGGVKRALPRANEGDLAELPPAIANSFPKSGTHLLDQIVGALPGRVNYGEFLSSMTSSLTFRRRADADVAATLARSRPGEIVRAHLFYGDQTAAALRGVNAAHFFIYRDPRDVVVSEAHYLRTMNRWHRLHKVFKQTATVEDAVRLAITGLAGRDDYFYPDIGERFRLYTPWIGNPRCCAVRFEDLTGENAESEISRMAGFYAEFAADQIDTAELAQAMKAAIAPEKSHTFRSGKRGGWREALTPELRRLFEETTNGLLVELGYEPNRNWADQA
- a CDS encoding glycosyltransferase family 4 protein, coding for MRILFHDYAGHAFPLQLSRSLAARGHQVRHLYCGSTLTPQGELERRPDDPESWDIRVIDLGEEIPKTKFLKRYGMERRYAGLLAEQYGAWRPEVVISGQTPSIAQLPLAKLCRRDNVRLVSWIQDIYGIAAQKMLRKRLPVVGQLAAAHFIRIDKRCARMSDALVVISEDFRDIFLRWGIPDDRIHTIHNWAIIEQLPVGQRDNSWSREKALADGMRFVYSGTLAMKHNPELLLQLAKRLGNEEAGEMVVISTGPGVEWLRQQQAKHPDAAMKLMGFQPFSELENVLASADVLVAILEPDAGVFSVPSKVLSYLCAQRPLLMALPAENLAAKIVRESNAGLLVAPDDIAGFCEAGMRLAHSPDERAAMGAAGRAYAEANFDIAKITDRFEAILSGQCG